The DNA sequence TGGACTCCAATTGGAGCCGCGCGGCCGCGAAAGAGTACGAGCAAGCGCTCCGGCGGTTCGCCGAAGATCCGGCGAACGAGGTGAACCTCGCCGGCACCTATCGCGGCGATCCCGCTATTCTGATCTACAACCGGTCTTCGCGGGTGTGTGAGGTCCTGCGACCCGACGGCACGTATTGGACCGGCTGGAAGCTGAACCCGCAGCAGCTCGAGAACGTCGTGAAACGGGGGTCGCTCTGAAATGACGCAGCACGTGGATCCGGCGAAGGTCCGGACCGATCTGCGGCCGTACGTCGAGGTGATCGACCTCTTCGTTTCAGGTGCCATCGGCGCTCCCGAGTTCGAGACGCGCTATCTGGCACTCGCCAAAGCGGACGAAACGATTCGGGACCAAGCCGCCTACGACGTCCTCCAACGGCTTTTCGGTGATGTGGACGAATACTTCGACGATCCCGACGAAAGCCCGGAGGAGCGGGCGAGGGTGGCTGAGCTGCTCCGCGGACAGGCACATGACGCGCTCGCCGAGCTGATCCGGTTCTGAAGCAGAACGCGCTGAGGCCCCCGCGCCGCACCGCGGAGGCCTCAGCGAACCCGCGGCTCAGATCTTTTCCGCCGCCGGGATCACGTCCGTGCCGAACTTCTCCAGCACCGCCGGGTTGTGGACGTGCGGGACCATGCCCAGGGCCACGTCGATGCCCAGCCCGTGCAGGCGCTCCAGCTCCGCCAGCAACTCTCCGGACTTCGAACCGTCCTCGCCGATGTCCAGGATGTGGTAGACGGTCTTGGTGATCGAGTCGTAGTCGCGGCCCTCGTTCTCGCAGTGCTGCTTGAGGACGTCGAGCTTGTGCTCCAGCTCCGGGCTGTTGAACAGGTTGCACTGGTCGGCGTACTTCGCGACCAGCCGCAGCGTCTTCTTCTCGCCGCCGCCGCCGATCATGATCGGGGGGCGGGGGTCCGACAGGGCCTGCGGGACGTTCAGCAGCCTCGACGCGTCGAAGTGCTTGCTCTTGAACGGCTCGTCGCCGTCCGCCCACATCTGGAGCACGTACTGGAGGTTCTCCTCCAGCAGCTCGAAGCGCTCCGCGACCGGCGGGAACGGGAAGCCGAGGCCGCGGGATTCGTCCTCGTTCCAGCCCGCGCCGATGCCGAGGATCGCGCGGCCGCCCGAGAGGACGTCCAGGGTCGTGATCGCCTTGGCCAGCAGGCCCGGGTGGCGGTAGAGGACGCCGGTGACCACCGTCAGGAGCTTGGCGCGCTCGGTGTGCGCCGCGATGAAGCCGAGGGTCGTGTACGCCTCGAGCATGTCGTTCTCGACGGGGCCGACCCCGCCGATCTGGAAGAAATGGTCCATCACGGCGATGGAGTCGAAGCCCGCGCTGTCGGCGGTGCGGACGACGGCGGCCAGGTCGGC is a window from the Amycolatopsis sp. cg9 genome containing:
- a CDS encoding LLM class F420-dependent oxidoreductase, translating into MKLGLQIPDFTWPNGASALGADLAAVVRTADSAGFDSIAVMDHFFQIGGVGPVENDMLEAYTTLGFIAAHTERAKLLTVVTGVLYRHPGLLAKAITTLDVLSGGRAILGIGAGWNEDESRGLGFPFPPVAERFELLEENLQYVLQMWADGDEPFKSKHFDASRLLNVPQALSDPRPPIMIGGGGEKKTLRLVAKYADQCNLFNSPELEHKLDVLKQHCENEGRDYDSITKTVYHILDIGEDGSKSGELLAELERLHGLGIDVALGMVPHVHNPAVLEKFGTDVIPAAEKI
- a CDS encoding colicin immunity domain-containing protein: MTQHVDPAKVRTDLRPYVEVIDLFVSGAIGAPEFETRYLALAKADETIRDQAAYDVLQRLFGDVDEYFDDPDESPEERARVAELLRGQAHDALAELIRF